A stretch of Tigriopus californicus strain San Diego chromosome 11, Tcal_SD_v2.1, whole genome shotgun sequence DNA encodes these proteins:
- the LOC131890855 gene encoding uncharacterized protein LOC131890855 codes for MCLSFAGGQFLQWVAVFYAIGHALTPLTVGMEVFEFAPDNSQWNSQAKLTGTIEEATSQLTLCYRVKIYRYLPSQYYVNLMEYTIPEALACCEIRSLWTGSGPLMVLKNQFIGQSDIQVKLMRWYHHCFTFDYTDMSFEMILDGATIDQGHFNLSESTLQTQGVLMVGSAVSMDCNKPGQGSCRGLFSGQIADFNLWSRKLSQAEIQAFTNCQSEGFGDLVNWNTAQWINNNVNRFPLNLKEQLCKEKEDSFMVFPELREFIASFRFCRSLGAKMAAPFNIDQHKDMINSTRRFFADKTCDRISLGWTDEYSEGTFININDYLLEQKTTPLPKEMKEVWKFGEPNGGRLESCAELTDHDEWNDMPCSGDSKSCTSCYFKKRPLLKLRGLCRDTNFDQQYIITTNYINGKPVIKGYFRTVISWSRGIDGTHQEGRWELTSLINNASKAVLQSKSNTMYPIGRQVWTIENDVCSAGETVDKNLTLTVCEEGSYTCDSGECIDLTLRCENNQNCEDGSDEIQCTILELPDGYRTSSPPPPAILSEPVKIDLNIDIISFSEIDVNKMKISIDFYLSMTWFDPRLTFHNLREGFALNPLSLEEMKSLWFPELSFVNTAGNEISLIDDSTETYVFRNGSNYFNSLAENHETKKFYGRENPLFAYRKYTINFSCNFELQDYPFDVQNCSMDFQLRVATRQRAILMLDQVEYLGEANLLEYKVQETTVERDHPCGRQNLSSCNKIWITLKRRVGNQLLNTYLPTGSLLMTIYLSHYFKIDHYDTRIMVGLTGMLVIASLFVSTSASLPRTSYFKMIDIWMIFCFLLPFFEVILHTIVEYWTDDECYQNKRQLTDFKRKDFTFDGKVAVGASRRYRSCWQKMKNLGPQWCIDVFARVFVPLVILVFNIFYWGAALKHGGIEV; via the exons ATGTGTCTCTCTTTCGCAGGGGGACAATTCCTCCAATGGGTGGCGGTGTTCTATGCAA TTGGGCACGCCCTGACTCCGCTCACTGTGGGGATGGAAGTCTTTGAGTTTGCTCCAGACAACTCCCAATGGAATTCCCAAGCCAAGCTGACAGGCACCATCGAAGAAGCTACATCTCAATTGACTCTTTGCTATCGGGTTAAGATTTATCGATACCTTCCTTCGCAATATTACGTCAATCTCATGGAATACACAATACCGGAAGCTTTGGCGTGTTGCGAAATCCGGAGTC tttGGACAGGGTCGGGTCCATTGATGGTGCTGAAAAATCAGTTTATTGGCCAGAGTGACATTCAAGTGAAATTGATGCGTTGGTATCATCATTGTTTCACCTTTGATTACACTGACATGAGTTTCGAAATGATCTTGGATGGAGCAACCATCGACCAAGgccatttcaatttgagcGAATCCACGCTACAAA CCCAAGGCGTTCTTATGGTTGGATCTGCAGTGTCCATGGATTGTAACAAACCAGGGCAAGGCTCATGCCGAGGCTTGTTTTCGGGTCAGATCGCTGATTTCAACCTTTGGTCGAGGAAACTCTCCCAGGCTGAGATACAGGCTTTTACCAATTGTCAAAGCGAAGGATTCGGAGACCTCGTCAATTGGAATACCGCTCAGTGGATTAACAACAAC GTTAACCGATTcccattgaacttgaaagaacAGTTGtgcaaagagaaagaagacagTTTCATGGTGTTTCCGGAGCTCCGCGAATTCATCGCCAGTTTCCGTTTCTGTCGCTCGCTGGGTGCCAAAATGGCCGCTCCATTCAATATCGATCAACACAAGGATATGATCAACTCCACAAGGCGCTTCTTCGCCGACAAG ACATGCGATCGTATCTCCTTGGGATGGACCGATGAGTATTCCGAAGGCACCTTCATCAATATCAATGATtaccttttggaacaaaagacGACCCCTCTCCCCAAGGAGATGAAAGAAGTTTGGAAGTTTGGCGAACCCAACGGTGGACGTTTGGAGAGCTGTGCCGAGCTCACTGATCATGACGA ATGGAACGACATGCCCTGTTCGGGGGATTCCAAGTCCTGTACCAGTTGTTACTTCAAGAAGAGGCCGTTACTCAAACTCCGCGGACTTTGCCGAGACACCAATTTCGACCAGCAGTacatcatcaccaccaatTACATCAACGGCAAGCCCGTTATCAAGGGATACTTTCGCACCGTGATTTCTTGGTCTAGAGGGATAGATGGGACTCACCAAGAGGGACGATGGGAACTGACCTCGCTGATTAACAACGCCAGCAAAGCCGTCCTTCAATCCAAATCCAACACGATGTATCCCATCGGTCGACAAGTGTGGACCATCGAAAATGACGTGTGCTCAGCAGGCGAGACTGTGGACAAGAATCTTACACTCACCGTGTGCGAAGAGGGCAGTTACACTTGCGACAGTGGCGAATGCATCGACCTCACATTAAG atgcGAAAATAACCAGAATTGTGAGGACGGGAGTGATGAGATCCAATGCACTATTTTGGAACTCCCTGATGGCTATCGTACGTCCTCGCCGCCACCTCCCGCCATCCTCAGCGAACCCGTCAAGATTGATCTCAACATTGACATCATATCGTTTTCCGAGATTGACGTGAACAAAATGAAGATCTCCATCGATTTCTATTTGTCCATGACTTGGTTTGATCCCCGACTGACTTTCCACAATCTGCGCGAAGGGTTTGCCCTAAATCCGCTCTCCTTGGAAGAGATGAAATCCCTGTGGTTCCCAGAACTCAGTTTCGTCAACACGGCCGGAAATGAGATCTCTCTGATTGACGACAGCACGGAAACCTACGTGTTTCGTAACGGCTCGAATTACTTCAATAGTCTGGCGGAGAATCACGAGACCAAGAAGTTTTACGGACGAGAAAATCCGCTCTTTGCTTATCGCAAATACACGATCAACTTCAGTTGCAACTTCGAGCTCCAGGATTATCCATTTGATGTGCAGAACTGCTCCATGGACTTTCAATTGCGTGTGGCCACGCGACAAAGAGCCATCTTGATGCTTGATCAAGTGGAGTACTTGGGCGAAGCCAACCTTTTGGAATATAAGGTCCAGGAAACGACTGTGGAACGGGATCATCCATGCG GACGCCAAAACTTGTCCTCGTGTAATAAAATCTGGATCACATTAAAGCGGCGGGTTGGAAACCAATTGCTGAACACCTATCTGCCCACGGGCAGCCTCCTAATGACCATTTATTTGAGTCACTATTTCAAGATCGATCATTACGACACGCGTATTATGGTGGGCTTGACGG GCATGTTGGTGATCGCCTCATTGTTTGTCTCAACTTCGGCTTCATTACCTCGGACTTCATacttcaagatgattgacatctGGATGATCTTCTGCTTCCTTCTGCCATTCTTCGAGGTCATTCTCCACACAATTGTGGAATATTGGACGGACGACGAGTGTTACCAAAACAAGCG ACAATTGACGGACTTCAAACGCAAGGACTTCACGTTCGACGGAAAAGTGGCCGTGGGAGCCAGTCGTCGGTATAGGAGCTGCTGGCAGAAGATGAAGAACTTGGGACCCCAATGGTGCATCGATGTATTTGCTCGTGTATTTGTTCCATTGGTGATTTTGGTCTTTAACATATTCTATTGGGGAGCGGCTTTGAAACATGGAGGAATCGAAGTCTAA